Sequence from the Deinococcus radiotolerans genome:
ACCGTCCCGGCGGGCGCCACAGCCTGTGCCGCCAGCGCGGCGCCGCTCAGGTCGCGGTTCAGCGTGGGAATGGGGTGACCCACGTTGCCCAGCAGGCCGCTCGTGAAGTTCAGCAGCTGCCGCACCGTGATGTCCCGCCGCGCGTCGCCGCGCCACTCGGTCAGGGTGTCCGCTGCCCGCTCATCCAGCCGCAGCAGGCCCGCGTCCTGGAGCGCCACGGCCAGCAGCCCGCCGAAGGTCTTGCTGCCGCTGGCCAGGACGTGCGGGGCGTTCAGGTCGAAGCTGCCTTGCGCCTGGGCGAACACCTCGCGGCCCGCCTGCCACACGAGCACCGCGTCGCCCCGGTGCGCCTGCGAGTACGCCGCGGCGCGGGTCAGGTCCGCCGCCTGGAACGGCGTGGCCGCGTGCGCGGTGGGGGAGAGGAGCAGGCCGGCCAGGGTCAGACTCGTCAGCAGCGCGGGGATTCGCATACCCCAGCCTAGACCACGGAAAGCGGCCACTGGCACGCTGCCGGTGGCCGCTCATGGTGGTAGCGCCTCTTATTCCAGGATGGCTTCGTGGGTGATCTCGACGTTGCCTTTCATCACGCGGCTCATGGGGCACATGTCAGCGGCCTGCTTGACGTGCTCCTCGAAGTCCGCCTGGTCGCTGCCGGTGACCTTGCCGCGCACCACGAGTTTCATGGCGCTGACCTTGAAGCCGGGGCCGTCCTTGACCATCTCGCAGGTGGCCTGCGTATCCAGGGACTCGATGGTGTGGCCGTGGTTGGCGAGCAGCGCGCTGAGCTGCATGGTGAAGCACCCGGCGTGCGCGCTGGCGAGCAGTTCTTCAGGGTTGGTGCCCTTGCCGTTCTCGAAACGGGTGCCGAACGAGTACTGGGCGCCGTCCAGGACACCACTTTCAGTGCTGACGCTGCCTTTGCCGCTGCGCAGGTCGCCTTCCCAGTGGGCCGATGCCTTCCGTGCAATATCTGCCATGCGTTCCAGTGTGGCGGGTGGTGGCCCGGCTGAGTTTATGGGGGCGCTTGAGCGGAACTTCACAGTCAGGGCCGCGGGGTGACCCGGCCGCCCGTAATCCTGACCTTGTAACTCGGATTAGAGTCTGTCAGACTCCCGCCACCACGCCGCGCGCCCATCAGGCCCGGCGCCCTGAGGCCACCCATGCTGAACCGACTGATCCCCGCTGCCCTCCTCGCTGCCCTGAGCAGCGCCGCCCAGACCGCCACGGCCGTCACGTACCCGCAGACCGTCACGCACGCGGCGGGCACCACCACCATCCCCCGGCAGCCGCTGCGGGTCGTGGCGCTCGGCCCGCACGCCCTGGACCTGCTGCTGTCCATCGGTGTCCAGCCCGTCGGTTACGGCGAGGCGTCCACGTTCCTGAAAACCCCGGCCTTCGGCTCACCCATCCGCGACATCAAGTACCTGGGCAGCCGCGTCACCAGTGCCCCCGTGAACGTCGGGGACCGCTTCAACCCCAACCTGGAAATCCTGACGTCCCTGCGCCCCGACCTGATCGTCGGTGAGAACTACGCCGCGAACGTGTACCCGCAGCTCAGCCGCATCGCGCCCACGCTGCTGTTCGACGGGATCAACCGCAACCAGTGGCAGAAGACCCTGCCCACCCTGGCCCGCGTCCTGAACCGCGAGGCCGCGTACCGCACCGCCCTGAGCACGTACAACAAGGGCGTGCAGGCCACCCGCACCCAGCTCAGCGCGTTCGGCAGGAAACGCGTGCTGGTCGTCTGGACGGCCGGCGGGGACGCCCGCAACACCTTCACGATCAGCGGCAGCGACGACTGGACCGGCGGCCTGCTGCGGGACGTGGGTCTGAACGTCATCGACGGCGAGAAGAAGGACGCGGTGGTCAGCGTCGAGGGCCTGGCCGCCCTGGACCCCGACGTCGTGATTGTCCTCGCAGCGGGCACCAGCACCCCCACCCGCGCCCGCGCCGAGTGGACGGCCGGGGCGATCACCAGCCGCCTGCGCGCCAGTCAGGCCGGACAGGTGTACTTCTTCGACTACCAC
This genomic interval carries:
- a CDS encoding OsmC family protein, whose amino-acid sequence is MADIARKASAHWEGDLRSGKGSVSTESGVLDGAQYSFGTRFENGKGTNPEELLASAHAGCFTMQLSALLANHGHTIESLDTQATCEMVKDGPGFKVSAMKLVVRGKVTGSDQADFEEHVKQAADMCPMSRVMKGNVEITHEAILE
- a CDS encoding serine hydrolase domain-containing protein; this translates as MRIPALLTSLTLAGLLLSPTAHAATPFQAADLTRAAAYSQAHRGDAVLVWQAGREVFAQAQGSFDLNAPHVLASGSKTFGGLLAVALQDAGLLRLDERAADTLTEWRGDARRDITVRQLLNFTSGLLGNVGHPIPTLNRDLSGAALAAQAVAPAGTVFAYGNAHLAAFAELVRRRTGQEPEVALQARVLDALDVHPTWARDRAGHADLAGGARLSAREWGRVGQLLLQNGQWQGRAVLSAAGLGECRQGSAALSVYGLNLWLNVPTNGTLDSGDTVPVAALNLKGDRLMPSQPVSVFMAAGAGNQRLYAGTR
- a CDS encoding ABC transporter substrate-binding protein; the encoded protein is MLNRLIPAALLAALSSAAQTATAVTYPQTVTHAAGTTTIPRQPLRVVALGPHALDLLLSIGVQPVGYGEASTFLKTPAFGSPIRDIKYLGSRVTSAPVNVGDRFNPNLEILTSLRPDLIVGENYAANVYPQLSRIAPTLLFDGINRNQWQKTLPTLARVLNREAAYRTALSTYNKGVQATRTQLSAFGRKRVLVVWTAGGDARNTFTISGSDDWTGGLLRDVGLNVIDGEKKDAVVSVEGLAALDPDVVIVLAAGTSTPTRARAEWTAGAITSRLRASQAGQVYFFDYHLFRRIRGPIAAQLVERQLVKTLR